The DNA window CCCTGACGAGACCCGTACGCTGcccctgagagacccgtacacctgctccctgagagacccgtacaccacgTGTGACTCAAGTCCGCCTCCCGAGATCCCAACGCGCTCGCAAGATCAACCCTTTTAGATATCACGTGCCTACAACCCATTTAACTTATATCCAATGTATTCCTCTACGCTTAATTAAAGACCTTCTCCATGTGCTTAATTCTCAGCCATGGCTTACATGTTAATATGCATTACTAACATCTATTGATTTAAAGGTAGAAATAAGTTAATTCATTCAATTTCTAATTACGAAATACTAGATTTTTATGTATTCTAAAAGTTACCTTTGACTTCATAATTGGACTTCAAATTACATTTTGAAACATAGACTTCTCTTTAAATTGTTTCACACGTTAGATTTAGTATTCAATGTAATCTTGTTACTATCGTCATAAACTATGTATAATGTGTATGTGGTATGGAGACTCAGTCTCCGGATCGGTTCTGATTTAAAATACCAAGATTAGGCTGCTTGTACCTGAACACTGCTGCCATTTGCCTTTGACGAGTCGAGGAAAGCTGCTACACAGGCCAAGTGGTGAAACACTACTTTTGGTGATCCCTTCACAACCTGTTTGTCACCACTGACTACTGCTTCATAAAAGTTTAGGAATTCCGCATTGACTCCAAAGgatccttcttcttcaacctCAAATTCTTCTATTGAGCCGGAATCCTCTAAACTGTCCCCAAGCTGAACGCGGATTTTAGCCTCCACCTTGTTAGAAATATCTAACAAAATAGAGCCCTTGGTCCCATATATCTTCACATAAATCCATTTATTAGTAGCACCGAATGCTGAACCATACGTGAAAGTACCAACTGCACCTGAACGCATCTTCAAAGTAGAAAAAACGGTGTCATCAGCCCCCGATAACTCACGTATTTGCTTTGTTAGAGCAGCTACAGATTCAATTTCGCCCAGTAGTTCTGTCAACAATGCAAGTTGGTGAACCCCACCATCCGATAAAAAACCTCCTATATGTTCTGGAGTTTGCCTCCATGAAGTTTCCATATACTTGTTATTCTTTACAAAGGGGCCAGTGGAATTGTAAGTAAATCCTACCACCTCCCCAATGGTTTCCAGCTTACTCTTTACAACATCTATGGAGTTCAAATACAACCAGTTTTCTCCAATTGCAATTGGAACGTTTGTCGTTTCAGAAATAGCTACTATAGCTCTTGCTTGTTCGAGATTAGCAGCTATAGGCTTTTCTAAAAGTATAGGTTTCCCTGCAGCCACGGCTTTCTCGACCGCAGTCAAGTTAAATTGGACGGGCAACAGAGCATCTATAAATGTGACATCAGGATCCTGCATCAATTTCTCCACATCATCATACACTTTCTGTTCTGAAATGCCTGCTGTTACGGCAAATTCAACGGCTTTCTTCTTAGTACGATTACAAGCTGCTACCACCTTGAATTTATCAGGATAGGACTGAAAGGAGGGCAAGTGCCTATTCTTCGCAAAGATACCGGTACCTAATATACCCACGTTCAAAATCGGATTCATTATGCCTTATCCACTTATAAATTGGTGTAAGATTTCATGTAACGTAGAGTAATGAGTAGCCGTTGAAATTTAATTTCAGAAAAAGGGCTTGGAAAAGTGAAgctgaaaaaaaattcatgTATTTTgcaacaaaataaaaaaacttGCATAGAGTTCATTCAAGTGTTTTGAAGTCAGTGATTGATTGAGCCGAATTTAGACCTTGGGCAACGTTCTAGGATGCATATCTTATATGGATGAACGAATGCCTGTAGATATAACTTTTCTGTAACACCCTGTCGTTAAAAACCCAACTACACCACATTATCTCTTTAAATGGTTCCATAATTCGTATACTGGTAATCTCACACATAAAGAATATACCGCTGCAGGCTTACTCCTATCCTAGATAATGTTGGCTTGTCAGCTATATTTGTAGCTAACTTCGAGCTAAATTTAAACGACGCTGTCACTGGGGATTGGCCGGGTAACGAACGTTATCCAAAACCATCAACTTTGACATGGAATTTTCCATATGACTTTCAAACACATGTAATTATATAGCGTTAAATTATAGACCTAGTAAAGTGAGGTTAAAGTGTCAGTGAGGTTGAGATGACTGGTTCAAATGATAGTAATGCTATGACGTTAGAGTTATACCGCAAGGCTCTTAATTTCAATGTTATCGGGAGGTACGACCATAAGATTAAGCAACTTCTGTTCCACACTCCGCATGCTTCAGTATATAAATGGGACTCCAATGAGAGCAAATGGAATAAGCTAGAGTACCAGGGAGTATTAGCGATATATCTTCGAGACATCACTGATGGTACAGATTTCCCCTCAACACAGCatgagcagcagcaggagcTACATTCAGGCTCTGAGCAGAAGAGTAATGGGGTTCTTACTGGGCGGGATATCTATAATTATGCGCTGATAGTGTTGAACAGGATGAATCCTGACAATTTTTCTATTGCAATTGCACCAAATAGCGTTGTGAACAAGCGCAAACTGTTTGCACCACAAGACGATATTCAGCAGCCGTTGGAACCTATGGGTGTAGAAGTAAAGGATGACTTGgttatcatcaaaaatctAAGGAAGGATGTATATGGTATTTGGATACACACACCTGCTGATAGACAGAATATCTACGATTTACTGAAATACCTGTTGGAAAACGAGCCGAAGGATTCCTTTGcttaaaagatatatatcatatacATTATTACATTCTTTTTTAGTATATAAGATGTAATTCCCGTTTCAAATCAAGCCTGGATTTACTGTGAATTCAATTGGCAGCTGAGCCGCCTGGAACGGCAGCAGTGGTGTTACTAGCCTGTTTCTTAGTAGTCCTTTTCTTGGCGACAGAGCCCCCTTCTCCCATTGCCTTTTTAGTTGTCTTTCGTTGTCTTTTGGGTTTTGCCttttcttctccttcagCAGTGGCAGTTCGTTTTCCATTTGGCAGAGCCGCAGCATTGCCTGAGTTGTTTCTTGCCATTGATTGTGCAGCTTGTTGGGACCCACTCGGATTTTTCTgctgttttatttgttgaacAGTCAATGGTACGGACATTGAAATCCTCTGGTTATAGCCAGCCGGTGATACCGCAGCATTCATCGcctgctgcttcttcttttctttatttaatCGGAACTGCTCCACGAACTTTAACCTACTGAATTGGTTGTTCTCATTGTTTACATTTGAACCAACGACGGCGGCAGCCGCCACTGCAGCCGCTGCCACTGAGTTACTACCTGAAACGCTACCGCCTGATCCTGTGGAGCTACTACCTTTAGCCGAGTTACCTGTAATTCCCAGCAGTTCCGCTCTTTTGGCCAAGGATGCGGCTAGAGTAGCGGTGGTAGTAGTTGTAGTTCTGCCACTCATTATCAACATCATTTGTTCATAGGCAGAGGAATGTTCTGGTAACTCTTCATGCTGCTCGATATGGCCTATCACTCCTTTTGAACTTGCGGCCGTGCTCAACTCACGGTGCGGATATATGCAAGCCTGAGTCTTCTCATCCCACTTCGGCTTCAGAAATTCGTCACTATTCATCTTATCCACATGCTCAAATGGATTCAAATTGGTTTCCAATCGCAAGTTACGCTTTGTGATTGCTAATATTTCTGCTTCAAGTTGTTGATAAACGGAATCAGAAAATCGCGTGTGGTCTGCCCAAGATAGCATGTCATAATACCGTGTTAAATCATTGGGTTTTAACAAAGTACGATACATTCTTGGCCTCTTAAGAGTCGTCAGCCTGTCCTTTGCGGTTCCAGTAGTGGCTTCCTTTGCAGAATTATCTCCTTTTACCTGGCTCTGTGGAGACTCAGATTCTGTGTTCGTCTGCTGCTTGGCTTGGTCTACGGGCGGTGATCCGGGTACACTGGTACTTACCTGAGCACCTTGGTTGGATAAATGCTGCTTTTGCTGGATGTTTCGCTGTTGCTGTGGACCCTGTTGtgattgctgctgctgctgtgaAGTGCCCTGCCCTGCCTGCGGCTGTTTTACATCAACAGTATTGGTATGGTCATAGACCTGAAGAATCAAACAACCCTCATAAAACTGTATATTACAATCACGAAGTACCTCCACTATTGCGTCTGGAATCATACCTCGCGCCACGTACTCCAGAAATTCCTTCAACGTCTCATTGTtcttattcaaaataagACCCTCGCTGGTACCTTGCGGTGTTCTctgatgctgctgcagTCGAGTGTTGGCAGGAGCACATATCTTGTAATTATTTTCGTATATATGGAATTCGAAACTTGGCTTGAACTGTTCGTATTTCTTCAGAATAGCATCGGTATCTTCGGTAAACTGATACAACCTCTTTGGTTTTCTATTCAACGTGGTCAGGAGCTGAAAGATCTGCTGCTCAAaattctgctgctgctgctgttgttgtcTCAACCTTTGCTGCAGTAGCAAGCGCTGTTGAACTTGTTGATTCGCCGCCGCCTGTGCAGCCATTGTAgcttgctgttgttgtatAGTGCTGAGAGGGTTTACATTTCCAGATGCTGGACCAACATTGACAGAGTTACTAGGCGGTCTCTTAACGGCTCCATATAAACTGTTCGCGGTTCCCTGATTATTCACCGGTATCCCCAAACTGGATCTATTATTCATTACTCTAATTCGTCCTTATCCTTTACAACTATGCGTGCTTTTGGCTGGTGAAGATTTGGTTAAACAAGTCTTGGTGTACCAATATTGTCCAAATTTTTGCCAGCTGAAATGAAATAGACCAACATTTAGGGAAACCAAAGAGATGGCAGTCGTTCAATAAGTAGAAGAGAAACTAACAGCATTGCACTTGGTGTAACTTATGATCATACgtattatatttaaataaGAATAGAGATGTATAATAAacaaacacacacacatacaaaacaaaaatatatattcgAGGTTGTAAtcacacacacatacacacactCAAAAAAAAACGCCAACAAACAGCACAGCTGCCAAATCGTCATTACTTGGTGGCCTTCCACAAATCTTGGAGACCGAACAAGGAGGTTGCCACACCAGCAAGACCTATAGAGCCGTCCTGAGAGTCCAAATAGCCCAGGTTATTCAGAACGATGTACATATCCAAGAAGTCCCACACGAGCTTTCTTGCCGCCTTGAATCTCTCCTGGTAAGAGGCTTCCAATAGGGCTTGATCTTTCTCTTCAGAGCCAGCTTCGGCTATAGACACAATCCGCTTCTGGGCCATCTCAATGTTACGCAGGCCGCCAATAATCCCGGCCACCAGTCCGCCTAGCCACATCCAGTTAGTCCAGCGAGGCACACTTTTGCCAGTCAGCGGCGTTACGGGAATCACCTTGATAATACGCAACAAATTAACCTGATCCAAAGCCAAATAGGCAGCACTGAACAAGTTCCTCACCACATTCGCCCAGCGCAATATCTCATCCGGCCCTATCTTATTGTCGTAAAACTTAGCAGCCAGCTGGATATGATTCAATGGCTTCAAAAACCTCAACAACTTCCTAGTAGTGGTAAACTGTGCCTGCAGCTGGCGGGCAAGAATAGACTTGTACTGAAACCCTAAAAACCTGCACAAATACTGCAACAAACGCAGAGCCTTCTCTCTTCCAGCCGTAGTATCCAAAAAGTGAATTAACTTTGTAATGCTGGGATGGTAAACCACGCTATCACAGACCATCGCAAattctctttttcttcaagcAAACACTAAGATATCCAATTAAAAGCCTGAGTGGTCCTGACAAGTAACAATTAGCAATGAAGACGGCTGTTTCATTATCTTAGAACACTTATAACTATACATATCCGTTCGACAACATTTTTATATAGCTTCggttttttttttggttccGAAGCAAACTTATAGAGGCGGATGAACGGATTGGAGAAAGATGAAAGAGTAAGCAGAAGAGAGACAGCAGAACTCGCTATTTAAACTGCTTGGGAGGGTCAAAACTAGGCATCCAGAGGTGTTTCTGAAGTGAGGATAGAGCTACAGGGGCATTGTGCGTGGCCATTTAAATCtattctttatatataagaGCAGGTGCGGTATGGGGTACTACGATGTGGATGAGATATTGGCAGCAGGGACCAAGTTTTCGTGTAAATTCAATTACGACATTCCTGGGCTAGGGTATTTGGAAGGGAATCCTGGGAGACAGTTGAATAAGAATGCGAAGATTGAGTTGCCCTTATGGTTAGCTAGTGTATTGGCTATTGTAACAGGGGACCAAGAgcatgatgatgaagaagcgTTACCATTTGTACAGTTTTTATCCCCAGAGATGTTTTCTTCCAAAGTGGTTAATGCGATTAAATCCGACGCCCCAACTTTGGACGTGCACTCTATTAGTGGACAGTTCTACACCCTTGGGATCAAGTGGGCGACGTTATTTTCAGATGTGGAATTGGCAGGTGTGATCAATAAGATGTTATTGGAGAGGGCACTTGAAATTAACAGGCATGCAAGTAGTGTGTCTGTTGATGCCGGGGTTGCGCCTTCTGATTCTACGGGGACGTTGCTTATGACGTTGGATGAGTTTGAGAAGAAGCTGTATAAGGAGACGCACGATACTTACAGGGATGCCAAACTGTGGCTTTCGCGGAGATGATCGAGAGAGTtgtttataatatttattgtACATCTAGCAgcattatttatttatgtattatattatcTAATATAAGCGAAATTATTCGTCGTATTGttcgttgttgttgtcgtcgtcgtcatcttggtggtggtggtcGCCCTTCTCCTCCTTTTTGATGTTATCAGACTCTGCGTCGAGGTCCACGTCGCTATTAGTGGATTTGACGGTTTCGACTGCTGAATCCTCTTCATCGCTTGTGTTGACGAATTCTTCGGAGATGGCGGATTTCTTGCCACGGTTAGGCTTTAGTTTTTCGTCTTCATTTGGAGCCCCGTCGAggtcttcatcttcaggATCAGAAACGATAgcttttttggattttctTCTCCGTTTGGTGGGGACGCTCTCTTCATCAACGTCTGTAGTAGTCTTTGTTCTCTTGGCTCTCTTGGTgggtttctttttcttagccttggttttcttttctgcaCCTTCCTCCTCATCGGCGAATTCACTGTCACTTGGCGGTAGGTTGGAATCATCCATAAAGTCTTCTATGGTTGCTCGCTCCTCCATGAGCCTCTGAGCCTCCTCTTGTAGCCTTTTGAACTGTTCAGTTTGTTTTTCCCTTTTAATTCTTTCCTCTTCTTCGAGCTTCCTGAGCCGTTCTCTTTCCCtctgttcttcttcttccatcAACTTCTTAGCGTTTGCAAGTTTCATatctttcttctcttcGTATTCCTTTTGCTCCTTTATACAACGTTCAAGTGCTCCCTTCATGGTGCCTTCTCCTAGCTGAATACGCTGCTGAATTTCCTCCCCGGAGTCTAAAACAGAGTGTGAATTGCTAAATTTCTTAAGGAGATTAACTGCTTCATCTAGATCGACTAAAGATTGTTCTAGTTGTGCAAGTGTTCTATCCCTTGGACCTGCTCTTCTTAGAACTTCTGCAATTTGAAATTCAATGAACGCGACATTGAACATCAAACTGTAAACAAACTTACTCTCAGGTGTATTAGTTTCTAGTTGCAAGGCTTCCTTGGTGTATTGCAAAGCCTTCTGGAAACAAGCTAAcgatttttctttcaatcCACGAGAATACCAAGCAAATGCGAGCAAATTTAATACCGTAGATTTGTGgccaatattttcaaacCGACTCAATGTTATCTCATAGttttcaattgattttACAAAATCCTTCATCTCCAACAAACAATGTGCTAGATTTAGATGAACGTCTTCGTTATCTAAAGAATCCCTTACCTTACGCAGAATTTCCAAGGCCTGGCCGAACCTCTTGCTGTCAGCAAAGATGATAGCCAATCCTTGAGCTGCAAATATGTTCAGTGGGTCTATCTGTAGAACCTTTTGAAACAATTGTACAGCTTTTAGAAAAGATTGCTTAGATTTATCTTGTTCCTTTTGACTTGAAGATTTTTTAGTATCTCTAGCTATAGTAACATATTGATTAGCCAGGGATATCAACGCATACAAGTCATGTGAGTCATACTTTGTTAAAGTTTCCCTATTGTGTTTAGTTTCCCTGTCCTCTCCATTTGCATCGTTCTTTTCTCTGGATACGTTTTTGAGATACCAGCTGTAGAAGGAACGCACTTCTAAATCTGAATCATTTTGTTCCAACAGTTCTTCTAAATCCGTCGCAAATTTATCTTCCTTATCTTCcagatatttcaaaaatatagaCCTAATTTTCGCTTGCACATAACCTGGATGTTCTGATAGGATTTGTTGATATAAAGACATAGACTTTTCAGGATCTTCCGATTCAGCTGCGCGAGCAATGTTATATTTCACAGTCGTTTCAGATATGTTTTTATGGTTAGTGCTAGAAATAGCATCAAAGGCCTCTTGAAAGTATTTTCGAGCACTTTTAATGTCTCCGTTAATGAAATGGAAACAGCCcaaattatttgaaatttccaaagatatatcttctaaaCCCGAATATTTCCATTGGTCTACAGCCTTTGAGAGATACTGAAGGGATTGCTTATACTGCGTTTGAAGCTCATAAAGTTCAGACAGTACCAGATATGCCTTGACGGCAACTagttgatttttctttgcaGTTGTTAgcttaatatatttttccaaaaagttGATAGATTTCCCCACCAATGAAGATTTTTCCTTGGCTGAAAGCTTAGAAAATTGATTATCAAAACATTTCGCTGAATATAACAAGCccaaaatataattaagTTCTTGAATACTTTCTTGAGTCTTGTAAATGTTTTCAAATGTCAGGAtactttcttcaaataatttgttCTGAAGTTGAGATTGACCTAGACCAAACTTCGCTAACAAATTGTCCTCATTTCGCCTTAATGATTCTTGAAACATAGAAAACGCCCTTCTAAAGTCACTTTTTGCATAATAAGCTCTACCACACCAAAAAGCTGAATCAGATAATATAGTATTAGCTACCAACGGAGCCCATTGTgatatcttcttttcataGATGGCGATCACATTGTCATAATTACCTGTTAAGTAATAATAGAATTGTAAAAGAACTAGAAGCACTGGGGTTTCTctattttcaacaaatatatttttcaaatctgATAAAACGTCTGTAAATTGGTCTACAAACTGTTGGTCATTTTCAGAAACGGTTAAAGCATTACGAAAATTTCCCAACATAACCAGGATTCTAGCAGTTCGATTTTTGTGATTTAACTGTAACGCCCTTTCCCAAGATTTAATAGCCATTGAGGAGTCCTTTAATTGCCAGAAACATAAACCAATCCCAATACGTGGATCAGGGTCTAACGTCGGGtccaaaaccaacaactCTTGAAATAATCTCAAAGAGGCCGCataattcttcttctgatacAACAGCTTAGCCCGCATTAATAGAAACAAAACATTCAACCTGGAAGGCTTTCCCTGCCTCTTATCGTCCTCTTGCCcctttttgataaaaatatcagcTGTTTCCAAAGCTTTATCGTAAAAATTTCTCTGGTAATACAAATCAACAGTTGCCAACATGTTACCGACCCACGATGGATCATACTCGATAGCGCTCCTCAAGTTCTGCTCTGCTTGAATTAAATGTTGCTCTCGTAAACTAAAATCAGTTATATTGGACTTAGccaatttcaaatatgcCCACGTCAGAAACCCATACAATGAGGCTGATTGTGGACCTTGCAGTACTTCAAATGCCATCTCTATCAACTTGATACCAGCTTCAACCATACCATGGTTGCAGTAAGCAACTCCAATGGTTAACCAGTGCTCTTTATCCGACCTCTCCTCAACTAATAGCGTTTTTAAATCTGCTGGATCTTCTGGCAAATCATTCTCCAAATCAATCGACACAACTTCCTCTGAATCCCTCAAAGGAATGTCTAAAGAAGTCGCAAATTTGGTCTTCGGATAATCAACAATGGATTCCATCGCACTAGAGCCGCTAAATATTACTATCCCTCTAAAGAAGGTCGCTTAACTGATGGTATCCACTGATTTCTGTATAGTTAGTTCTCATACTTTTTTGTTCggaatccaaaaaaaatatttaaagcGTTATCGTGATGAACGGATTACATCGCtgattgaaaattttgagaATGTCATCTGATTAGAAGCTCATCTCATATCAATATACCAAATAAAAGAGTAAGTAAGCAATCCCAAATGGTTTTATGCAAGCGTGTTTACGTTGGGAATCTCTATAATGATATAGAAAGATGTACCCAACAGCTGTATGGGCGATTTGGGCAATTTGGGAAGTGTCTGAGCTCGCAGTTTGAGTGCCATTCGCATTTTGCATATATCATGATGGAATTTGATAGTGAACACCAACTTAATAGATTGAAAGCAAGCTTTAATAACCTTAGTTATATGGGAAATAAGCTTAAGATAGATGTTGCCAAACCTGATTGGAAGGAACGCTGGATGATTGAAAATCAGAACAAGAGTTTAGAGGAGGCAAAGAAACGACAGATGCTATCGCAACAATGGGAGCATTACAAGAAATTGCATAATATTAAGAAATCATGGATAGATCGTAAGGAAGTAATAACTGGTAGAGTTAGGAAGACACCAAGGAGCAAACATAATTTAAAGAGTATGACCTTCAGAATCACCATGGATGGAAAGTTAAAGGTGTTAAAGTGTTACAAGACCAAACTATGGGGATACGAAAGAAATAAGTCTTTAAGAGATTTGGTGTACAGTTTTACCGACAAATATTGGCGTGATGGATGTAATCATATTGTGGATAGATTGGACTACTCCAGGACAAAGAATTCATTGCGTTTTGAGAGTACAAACGGTGATTCTATCACCGTAGATTTAAACCATAGTACAGGTACCGTAGAAGGTCCTGAAAGCTctgaagaattcaaagtaGAAAGAGAAATAACGCATGGAATTTTAAATGGAATGTTAgagaattttgattttgccAAGCCTGTCGAATTGGAAGTTGAAAACGAACctgctgatgctgattACGAGCTTAACGCGATGTATAAGAGCGAATTGGTAAGTACTGAAGCTAAACACCCTGATCAGGAGGTGCCACCACTAGGACTAATAGAAAGAAGCGAAGACGCAAATGGTTATGAAAGTGTATCTAGGGCTCATAATGAATCCAAACAACTT is part of the Eremothecium cymbalariae DBVPG#7215 chromosome 2, complete sequence genome and encodes:
- a CDS encoding uncharacterized protein (similar to Ashbya gossypii AGR403W) — protein: MNPILNVGILGTGIFAKNRHLPSFQSYPDKFKVVAACNRTKKKAVEFAVTAGISEQKVYDDVEKLMQDPDVTFIDALLPVQFNLTAVEKAVAAGKPILLEKPIAANLEQARAIVAISETTNVPIAIGENWLYLNSIDVVKSKLETIGEVVGFTYNSTGPFVKNNKYMETSWRQTPEHIGGFLSDGGVHQLALLTELLGEIESVAALTKQIRELSGADDTVFSTLKMRSGAVGTFTYGSAFGATNKWIYVKIYGTKGSILLDISNKVEAKIRVQLGDSLEDSGSIEEFEVEEEGSFGVNAEFLNFYEAVVSGDKQVVKGSPKVVFHHLACVAAFLDSSKANGSSVQVQAA
- the DCP1 gene encoding Dcp1p (similar to Ashbya gossypii AGR402C), producing MTGSNDSNAMTLELYRKALNFNVIGRYDHKIKQLLFHTPHASVYKWDSNESKWNKLEYQGVLAIYLRDITDGTDFPSTQHEQQQELHSGSEQKSNGVLTGRDIYNYALIVLNRMNPDNFSIAIAPNSVVNKRKLFAPQDDIQQPLEPMGVEVKDDLVIIKNLRKDVYGIWIHTPADRQNIYDLLKYLLENEPKDSFA
- the SPT20 gene encoding Spt20p (similar to Ashbya gossypii AGR401W), with the translated sequence MNNRSSLGIPVNNQGTANSLYGAVKRPPSNSVNVGPASGNVNPLSTIQQQQATMAAQAAANQQVQQRLLLQQRLRQQQQQQQNFEQQIFQLLTTLNRKPKRLYQFTEDTDAILKKYEQFKPSFEFHIYENNYKICAPANTRLQQHQRTPQGTSEGLILNKNNETLKEFLEYVARGMIPDAIVEVLRDCNIQFYEGCLILQVYDHTNTVDVKQPQAGQGTSQQQQQSQQGPQQQRNIQQKQHLSNQGAQVSTSVPGSPPVDQAKQQTNTESESPQSQVKGDNSAKEATTGTAKDRLTTLKRPRMYRTLLKPNDLTRYYDMLSWADHTRFSDSVYQQLEAEILAITKRNLRLETNLNPFEHVDKMNSDEFLKPKWDEKTQACIYPHRELSTAASSKGVIGHIEQHEELPEHSSAYEQMMLIMSGRTTTTTTATLAASLAKRAELLGITGNSAKGSSSTGSGGSVSGSNSVAAAAVAAAAVVGSNVNNENNQFSRLKFVEQFRLNKEKKKQQAMNAAVSPAGYNQRISMSVPLTVQQIKQQKNPSGSQQAAQSMARNNSGNAAALPNGKRTATAEGEEKAKPKRQRKTTKKAMGEGGSVAKKRTTKKQASNTTAAVPGGSAAN
- the PEX11 gene encoding Pex11p (similar to Ashbya gossypii AGR400W) codes for the protein MVCDSVVYHPSITKLIHFLDTTAGREKALRLLQYLCRFLGFQYKSILARQLQAQFTTTRKLLRFLKPLNHIQLAAKFYDNKIGPDEILRWANVVRNLFSAAYLALDQVNLLRIIKVIPVTPLTGKSVPRWTNWMWLGGLVAGIIGGLRNIEMAQKRIVSIAEAGSEEKDQALLEASYQERFKAARKLVWDFLDMYIVLNNLGYLDSQDGSIGLAGVATSLFGLQDLWKATK
- the PSF3 gene encoding DNA replication protein PSF3 (similar to Ashbya gossypii AGR399C) — encoded protein: MGYYDVDEILAAGTKFSCKFNYDIPGLGYLEGNPGRQLNKNAKIELPLWLASVLAIVTGDQEHDDEEALPFVQFLSPEMFSSKVVNAIKSDAPTLDVHSISGQFYTLGIKWATLFSDVELAGVINKMLLERALEINRHASSVSVDAGVAPSDSTGTLLMTLDEFEKKLYKETHDTYRDAKLWLSRR
- the CTR9 gene encoding Ctr9p (similar to Ashbya gossypii AGR398W), which produces MESIVDYPKTKFATSLDIPLRDSEEVVSIDLENDLPEDPADLKTLLVEERSDKEHWLTIGVAYCNHGMVEAGIKLIEMAFEVLQGPQSASLYGFLTWAYLKLAKSNITDFSLREQHLIQAEQNLRSAIEYDPSWVGNMLATVDLYYQRNFYDKALETADIFIKKGQEDDKRQGKPSRLNVLFLLMRAKLLYQKKNYAASLRLFQELLVLDPTLDPDPRIGIGLCFWQLKDSSMAIKSWERALQLNHKNRTARILVMLGNFRNALTVSENDQQFVDQFTDVLSDLKNIFVENRETPVLLVLLQFYYYLTGNYDNVIAIYEKKISQWAPLVANTILSDSAFWCGRAYYAKSDFRRAFSMFQESLRRNEDNLLAKFGLGQSQLQNKLFEESILTFENIYKTQESIQELNYILGLLYSAKCFDNQFSKLSAKEKSSLVGKSINFLEKYIKLTTAKKNQLVAVKAYLVLSELYELQTQYKQSLQYLSKAVDQWKYSGLEDISLEISNNLGCFHFINGDIKSARKYFQEAFDAISSTNHKNISETTVKYNIARAAESEDPEKSMSLYQQILSEHPGYVQAKIRSIFLKYLEDKEDKFATDLEELLEQNDSDLEVRSFYSWYLKNVSREKNDANGEDRETKHNRETLTKYDSHDLYALISLANQYVTIARDTKKSSSQKEQDKSKQSFLKAVQLFQKVLQIDPLNIFAAQGLAIIFADSKRFGQALEILRKVRDSLDNEDVHLNLAHCLLEMKDFVKSIENYEITLSRFENIGHKSTVLNLLAFAWYSRGLKEKSLACFQKALQYTKEALQLETNTPESKFVYSLMFNVAFIEFQIAEVLRRAGPRDRTLAQLEQSLVDLDEAVNLLKKFSNSHSVLDSGEEIQQRIQLGEGTMKGALERCIKEQKEYEEKKDMKLANAKKLMEEEEQRERERLRKLEEEERIKREKQTEQFKRLQEEAQRLMEERATIEDFMDDSNLPPSDSEFADEEEGAEKKTKAKKKKPTKRAKRTKTTTDVDEESVPTKRRRKSKKAIVSDPEDEDLDGAPNEDEKLKPNRGKKSAISEEFVNTSDEEDSAVETVKSTNSDVDLDAESDNIKKEEKGDHHHQDDDDDNNNEQYDE
- the NOP8 gene encoding Nop8p (similar to Ashbya gossypii AGR397C) translates to MVLCKRVYVGNLYNDIERCTQQLYGRFGQFGKCLSSQFECHSHFAYIMMEFDSEHQLNRLKASFNNLSYMGNKLKIDVAKPDWKERWMIENQNKSLEEAKKRQMLSQQWEHYKKLHNIKKSWIDRKEVITGRVRKTPRSKHNLKSMTFRITMDGKLKVLKCYKTKLWGYERNKSLRDLVYSFTDKYWRDGCNHIVDRLDYSRTKNSLRFESTNGDSITVDLNHSTGTVEGPESSEEFKVEREITHGILNGMLENFDFAKPVELEVENEPADADYELNAMYKSELVSTEAKHPDQEVPPLGLIERSEDANGYESVSRAHNESKQLNTNIDKELNKNPAISNTEVLRNVFNPLNVENAQFKLIEESDEDIDHEKDISEPTGIDVIEVNKAVAIPENPINKGNPKGLFFPHWQSPFLLAQTQLHKVKKSNPNDQQQLTSWEEEFWRNRAAWTREMKLARRDVLRQLKKRNSRSPGSNILV